The DNA segment GCTGATGAAAACGGCCACTACGACAAGTTACTGGATTATGTCGACGCCACAACAGGCGCAAACTACTTCGTCCCTCCGATCAGCTTTTTACAGCAGTACACCGATGAATAACGTCAGTTAACGATCAATATAACAACACTAGAAAACGAACAACTCGGCTTGCGGAAAAATACCAATGGCCGATGTATTCTTAAAAATACTCGAACCTTCAATGATAAATATCAACTACCTGCCGATGATTTCAAATCCCACGCAAAGCTAACCAACCACAGGGCGATTAAGAATCAACCAATCGCAGAATAATATCAAACCAAGCCCCCGAACCATTCGAATAGTCGGAGGTTATTTGCTACAATTTGGAACAAAGACCTAACAATAATTAACGGATATTCAGGCGACCTGCATGCCGGTTCTTTTCGATTGGGAATCAGAAAAAATTCTCAGGGTGAGATACTACGACATAATCAGTGGCGATGACGCCGTTGATGCTTCGCTGCGCATGAGTTCCGACCCACGCTTTGACGATTTGCGCGGCATCATCATTGATACAATCGATATTAGTGAAAACATTGCTGATATTACCCATATCGAAAAACTCGTTGCTATTTCTCGTGTTATGTCGAAAAGCAATCCACGCATCCGCAATGCAATCGTTCTTAACGAAGACGAAACAACAGGCGCGCTGGCGGCTTTATATACCTTTCTCGGCAACGAATTNGTTTGGGACGTCGAAATGTTCCACACTATGACCGATGCCAGATCTTGGGTTATGGATCACTAGAACGCCCCACCTACCAACTACGTCAACATAACGTTTTATCTGTTCTACACACCTGATTCCGTGATTAGGCGTTATGCAGCCATTCTCGACGCAAAACTGCCAAACCATCCAGTTGCAAGCATAAAGACTCCCCCCTCTTAATATTTAACTAACGCTTTTTATATTGCACCAAATACAACCAACCGTTCAGATACAAACGGATATTCTGTGTTCCAAAAAAGCACATACAAAATTAGATTATTGCAATTAGATATCAGTTAGAATAGAAGCTCTTGCAAAATGGAATATAAGACATGGAAAGCTGTCGTAAACGTTTGTTAGCAGACCANCCTTTAACCAAGCTAACAATGGATAAGACAACCACCAATGCGACCCTCAACGCGGTTCAACAAGAAATCGTACACCTGAGGTCCAGCCACCGCTGGATTGGCCACGTTAGTTCGCCAAGCAGTAAGGCAAACTGGGAAGTATACCCGCTTCGCGGAATCTCTGCGCAAGCAGAGAGCCATGAAATTCGCCAAGCCTTCGAAAACAACTCTCCGCCAAATCCCAACTTGTTTGAAGACTATCTGATCATGTCAGAATGCCCGGCAATCCAGCTAGTTCTCAACGAACTGCATTGCAGTGTGCTGTCTGTACGACTGATCAAGCTACAAGCCGGCTCCACGATCACTGGTCATTCTGATTCAGGATTCAACACGCAAGCAGACTATGTACAGTTGCACTACATCATAGAAAACAACGACATGGCCCTCACGATTGCAAGCGAACGCGTTGCTATTGGAGAGGGTGAATGGTGGTTCTTCAATGCCGAAAAAATGCAGGGCATTACCAATCAGGTTAACAGCGACCAAATTCATTTAGTCGTCGATTGCCTAGTCAACCCTTGGCTTGTCGATAAGATAAATGTTCAACCCCCTCTCGACATGTCCTGACAATTCTTTCTGCTTGAATTTCTCCGCCCTTCTGCTCTGCGCCAATCTTTAATCTTCCAGCCACCGGCGTTAAAAATAACTGCGCTTATCCGCTACGTCCGGCTTAGGTTGCTTTATGTGACCAATTGACCACACGCTAAAACACGATGACCGATTGCACACTAAAAGACGGCGACATTATCGACAACCTTGCTGCAAATCATCAAGCCACAATTTGAATATCCCAAATTCAGTTTTGAAGCCCATAACGCAAGACTGAGTTTGATCTAAACTCAAAGAAACCCTTGTGCTCAATCGGCGACGGTACGTCACATTCAGACAACGAAAACGCTCTATGTCCAGCCAATCTGAATTCCATCCATTCTCGTCGTTGAAACACCACCTATTCTCAAGACTCTCACAAACCGGCGTCGTGATCATACGCTGTATGGTCGCCTGCATTATCGTCATGCTGGTCGCCTTTTCGATTGATCTGGCTAATCCGAGTTGGGGACTGTTAACCGTTTCATTTATCGGCCTAAGGCCTGATATCGGTTCACTCTGGACCAAGTCCGTTGCGCGTGTTTCCGGCACGCTAGCGGGCGGATTCACCGGTGTGGTAATCATCATTGTCTTTGGCGATGACCCGATAATGACCATCGTCAGCCTCTCACTATGGGTCGCGTTATGCTCGGGGTTTATCACCTACTACAAAGGAATGGCAGGCTATGGCGGATTTTTATCGGCATTAACGGCAATGATTGTTGTTGTTGAGAACGTCGATAATACGCATATTGATACACTCATCTACTTTGCCGTCGATCGTGTCAGTGAAATCATTCTGGGGGTATTTGCGATCACACTTTCCGCAGCGCTTATATTTCCGCAAAAGAATCATCGCTATCTTCAGCAAGTTATCATCAACTTGAAAAACCAAATCGACCAGCTAGTCGATAGCGCAACCATCACCGATCAAAAGAGCTCAACTCGATTCATCCACCTGCATGAATCAACTACCCGAAAAATCATCGAAGCCAACACACAACGCTACTATACCGCCAAATTGGATATTCGCATCGCACGTATCAGCGGCTCAATTGAACGTCTCCTATTTGAATACCAATCGCTGGCTGCAGTGTTAATTATCCTTCGGCATCATTGCAAGCGTGAAAAAAATATGGCTTCAGGTGATCGCGTCCAAGACACTCAGCAGTTATCCGACACGCGTTTTAACCAAGCAATTCAAGCTCGAATCCAAAAAAACCAAGCCCATGCTCAAGAGATCATCGACGCACTTGCTTCACATCGAGCGATGTCGAAAATGCCGAGAGAAAGCGCCAAAGACACATTGGTTCGCGTCAAGAACTACCGCGATGCAGCCTACAAAGCCACTGCGTCATTTCTCGCCACGGCTGCAGCCTTTGTCACATGGTCAGCAACAGCCGATCCGCAGGGAGCACTTATCGTTGTGGGTGCCGTTATTCTTATTGTGCTAAGAGCCAGCCAGAACAAATCACAGCTGGATAGCCGAGACATCGTCGGGGCAACCCTTCACCTCTATATCATTATCTTTCTTATTCAGTTCGTTATTCTGATCCATACCGACAGCTTCTATATTCTAGCCCCGGCGTTTATCATCGCGCTTATTTACATCATTGCTGGAGCGATGGCAGATCCTAAGAGCATTTTTTGGCGCATCAACTTGTTGTTTTTTAGCATTCTGATGCCGATTACCAATCCGATGACCTATGACGCGGCTGATTTTACCAATCGTATTTTCAGTACATTCGTTGGATTTATGATCGCGTACCTTGCTACTGAACTGGTGAGGATGCCAAGTGCCGCGAAACTACTACGCGATGACATCGTTAATGTCAGACGCCTCCTATACAGAGCGATGAAGAGCCAAAATCCGGCAGATGACGCAGTGTTTCGACAAGAAATAATGAACTATTATCTGGATGCATTAAATTTGGACGACACGTCAGATCGCGTACTACTAATCCGTTGGTTTAACGCCATCAATATCATTTGTGTTAGCCGTAACAAACTCATCAACGCCAATTTGACACCATCTGAAACAGCACTCCTTGACGCTGGTGAGCAATTCTTGAAACGCATCACAGTGCAAATCGACTACCCGGGGAATACCAAACAGCCTTTCGATAACGTCCTATCCGACACAGTCTATCGGCTGCTCGACGATGCTCAAAGAAATCTCGAAACCACCGGCACACAGAATTCACTGAGTTTAATGATGTGGATCGACGCAATGCGCAGATACTACGAATCCGTATACGGTATTGATTCGCAGAAAACCTATCTTAATATCCGTGACTCTAGTCGCCAATAAGAAGAATGGATGCTTAGTATCAGTCTGTGGTCTCGGCCAATAGATGGTCAACAACATCATCCAATGCATTCACACCATCTTGCGTAATCCTCAACTGATGATGTGTTTCATCCGTGTCAAGAACGTGGGCAATGACTCCCAAGATACCGCGCCCACGCCTGTCAATTTCGAGAAGAACATCGACGCCAGTACTATCGACAACAAANAAAAACGCCACTTCGTCCAATTTACTATGATAATCGCCGGTTGTTGGTTTCATCACGAAGGCTTGTACAAACGGTACATCTATGTCGGCCTGCGAACTCGCTTCACAAGCAACTTCGGTAAGGCTGAACCCCAACGTTTCCAATGTATTGAAAAATGCGCCCGACAAAGCATCCGGTAAAACACTAAAAATATCTCGGTCGTTTTTGTCGAGCGCAAAATCAATATCAAGATCAGTTTCAAGCCAGTTTTCGGTTTTACCGATCGTTAACGGCGTTGATATATGCAATGGCAGCTCAAACGGAAACGCCTTAACCTCACCTTCACCAATCACAAAATTGTCCGCAATGCAGAAGCGTGACAATTCACAAACCTCACTAACCATTCGAGAAACGATTTCACCCTCACTCGTTTCGCTACTCAACACTCGTTGATAATTACAACAGTGCGCAATCTCAAGAGATTTAATTGTTTGCTGAGCCATACCGCCAGTGATAATTATTCTGCCTCGAACACACGTATCACGACAAACAGCGTGCGCATCAATCACGGTATCGACAGCAACAGCGCCAATTCCCACAGTGCCCAGCGCTTTTTTCAGAAACGACATAAAAGACCCAACATCATTATAAGTATCTGCATCTACGATAAGNCATCAATGTTATCGTAATTTGCCTTACAAACCTAACGCCAAAATCACTGAGAAAAAATATTTTCGTGCCTAAATGAGATCGTTATTTGCTTGAAGACATATCGCCTTATCGATAGCATTAGCACTTATCTGAAAAGGGTTTTCAGATAAGGTTGGCGATCATCCTTCCATACCTTGGCAATCGATATCACAATCTGCTTATTTTAATAAGTGAGGTTGCGGTAGAAGTGGCTTGGCATACAGGGCAGCGCCATTGAGCATCCGATGCGAATGAGCTATCAAAACAACTCATCACCATGCTCCTACAAACATCTAAGTACCGACCACAAAGGATTGAAACGGGCTGCCGATGGATAGTTTACAAAGCTGAATACAGCGCAGATAACCGATGCAATACGTAGATTTTTTCGTCTCCCGGGACATCGAAAGAAACAGCCAGGCGTTTTACGAATCACGCATGCTCGTGGTTATCGTCTACTGCTATTTGTGGGTAATGACTGCATTTGGTATTTTCTACGGGCTCTTCTCCTCCACCACCGCTGAAGAAAAACAGCTTATTCTCGGCTTAACAGGCTCACTAACCGTTGGTCTTTTTGCCTGTCTCGGCCTCAACAAAGCAACCGGCTTTAGTGACGCTATCGGCCAATTTTTGATTGGTGCAACCTGCGTGGCAACCGTTGCTATTGTTTATTTTACCGGCGGCCCGCTGCAATCGCCCTTTACTGTCTTAGCATTTGTGCCAGCCTTTTTAAGCTTTTGTTTGGGTGGATTAAAAAGCGGAGTTGTTTGGTCAGCGGTTATTAGCCTATCACTGTTAGCCGCCTTCCTCGCGGCGATGAATGGCCACACGTTTCCGTTTTTGGCAGCAGCATCAAGTGTCAACGAATCCCGTGCTTTCGGCCTGATGATTGTGTTACTTGTGATCATCAACCTTGTGATCATCTATGAAGTCATGAACGTGTTTCTTCGCAGTGAAGTCGATAAAGAGCGTGACCGTTATAAAGACACAGCCAATATCGCTCTTGAGGGCTCTATCGTCAGTCAAACTGCCGAGTCGCTCAGTGCATCGGGGGTGTCCGTTGTTGAGTCTACCAATATGCAAGCGGAGGCTATCGAGCAACTCTCGACAACAGCAGAAGAACTCGGTGCAACCGCCCAGCAGAACAGCAACATGGCTGCATCAGCCATGAGCGCGATTAATACGACTAACGAATACTTGGATATCAGTGCAGATGATATCGCCGTGTTAACGCAAGCTATGGCTGAAGTCTCGGCATTGAGCCAGGAAATTCAGACCATCAACAATGTGATCAACGACATTGCCTATCAAACTAACCTTTTGTCATTAAACGCAATGATCGAAGCCTCTCGACTCAGCGAACAAACTGGTTTCAACGTCGTCGCACTCGAAGTCAAAAAGCTGGCTGAACGCTCGGCAACATCCGCTAAAAATATCGACGACCTACTCAACCGAAACCAAACCGCCGTCGCCAAAGGCGTCACGATTTCAGATACGATCAAAACACGCTTCACCGATATATCCTCTCAAGTCGGTTCGTTAGTGCAGGATGTACAAAATGTGTCAGATGCTAGCCACGAGCAAAGTGTCGGTATCACTCAGATGCAAGTGAGCTTGGATCATATTGAAGATGCGGTGAAGAAAAACCACCAACTCGCGGAAGAATCTGCCTTACTGGCCGATGAGCTTCGATCCAATTCCAGCAAAATGACGGATATGCTAAGTAGCCTGTAATGGGCTGCACAGCTACCTATCTCATCCTACCAAACAGCGCCCACAAACAACGCCAAATGTTTGCTCATCAGCTGCTAATCGCCACACAATAGTGGCTCAGAAACCGGCGTAATGCGATGTAATGGCCCCAACCAATATTCTGTATATTTCTGTCATATGACGGATATATGATTACGCTTCGCATGATATAAAGATGTAACCGCCTCCATGATCTTATTTAACGTTCTCAATCGTTCTCTATTGATTCAATCCATCATCGGGTTGAGTGCGATAGTCTCGTCACAAGCCAATGCATACCTGTTTGAAGCGCATACGAACTTCAATCGTGAAGACAGTAAAATTCATCTCAGAAAAAGTGGTGATCAAACCAAAGCTCTATCGTTTTCCCCGCTCTATGCCTTCGGTAAAACCAAAAGCTGGACGACTTCAGCAAAGTTCTTCTTTGGTGATGTTGAAGTGACTGAAACACCCTGGGCAGATGCAAACTTTTTCAGCCGCAAAAACAATATCACGCTCACTTATGACATCGAAGATTTCGCCGGCGAAGCCAGCGATTATGTTATTAACGACGAACAAACAACTCAAGCTGTCGACCTGCAACTCGAGCTATTTTTGGGCGGCCTTATACTCAAAGTGGGGGTTGAACACGATAAGACAGACTTCAATAACAACCGTGGTTGGATGGGTAGCGTGAGTTTTGGAGGTTATTTTAACGAATACCATCAACTCTATGGATCAATCGGTTTTGGTAGAGATAACGCAGATCCATCGATAGACCAAAAAAACTTCAGAATTTGGAATCACTATCGAGGCTTTATTCCCATCGGCACGCACCACCTGAAAGTTCATGCCGATATTGGTATTGACTTCAAAAAGCTGGATTACGGGCCTGCCGTCGACATCAAAGGGGATCCCGACTACATGAGTTTGATGCTAAAAGCTGGAATTACCTATTTTCCAATACCACAACTCGGCTTTGGTCCGGAGTTGATAGCCGGTTTTGAACGCTACGATAACTCCCCGCCGGTCCTTTTGGGGCTTATCGAGATTGGCGAGAATGATTCTGAATCGTTTAGAAAACTGTCTCTTGCGTTCAATCTACAGTATTTTCCAGTTGAGCAATTGGCGTTTTCAGCAGGCGTTCGCCTAACGGATAGAGAACATAATCAATCGTTTGAGATCAACACCAAGAGCCTGAACGCCGGCCTGACGTTGCGATTCTAACGACTAAAAAGCTGCTCTTTAGTCACTAAAAAGGCCAATAATAATTGGCCTCTCGACTTACCTTGGCAATCCAAGAATGCCGCTAGTCACGAAAATACACCTGGATCAGATGGTAACCAAATTTGCTTTTTACCGGGCCATGTACGGTTTTTAAGGCACCGGCGAATATCACTTTCTCGACCGGTTTGACGAGCTGCCCACGCCGAATTTCACCCAAGTCACCGCCATTTTTTTTGGATGCACACGTTGAAAACTGTTTTGCCAAACGCGCAAACTCTTCACCCTTTTTTAGCCGTTCTTTCACAGCGTCGGCCGTCTGTATATCTTTGACTAAAATATGGCGAGCCATGGCAGTAGACATTGTTGTTCCTTGATTTCAATTATCGTTTCTAGGATGTGTTAGCCGATGTTAGATCGCACGCCTAGTGTTCTTCAGTTTCTTCAATACGTGCATACGCCATATCATCAAATGTTCGTCGAGCTGCCTCAACAACGTCGTCTGAATCCTGCAAACATCCGTGAACGACGATATGCTCGAGCGCCGGAAATCGACTGCGATCAAAATCAAGATCCTTCAAGCTTTTGCAGTGGTGTAATTCCAAACGCTTGAG comes from the BD1-7 clade bacterium genome and includes:
- the spo0M gene encoding Sporulation-control protein spo0M, with the translated sequence MSFLKKALGTVGIGAVAVDTVIDAHAVCRDTCVRGRIIITGGMAQQTIKSLEIAHCCNYQRVLSSETSEGEIVSRMVSEVCELSRFCIADNFVIGEGEVKAFPFELPLHISTPLTIGKTENWLETDLDIDFALDKNDRDIFSVLPDALSGAFFNTLETLGFSLTEVACEASSQADIDVPFVQAFVMKPTTGDYHSKLDEVAFXFVVDSTGVDVLLEIDRRGRGILGVIAHVLDTDETHHQLRITQDGVNALDDVVDHLLAETTD
- the ppiC gene encoding Peptidyl-prolyl cis-trans isomerase C, whose translation is MSTAMARHILVKDIQTADAVKERLKKGEEFARLAKQFSTCASKKNGGDLGEIRRGQLVKPVEKVIFAGALKTVHGPVKSKFGYHLIQVYFRD
- the trg_4 gene encoding Methyl-accepting chemotaxis protein III, which gives rise to MQYVDFFVSRDIERNSQAFYESRMLVVIVYCYLWVMTAFGIFYGLFSSTTAEEKQLILGLTGSLTVGLFACLGLNKATGFSDAIGQFLIGATCVATVAIVYFTGGPLQSPFTVLAFVPAFLSFCLGGLKSGVVWSAVISLSLLAAFLAAMNGHTFPFLAAASSVNESRAFGLMIVLLVIINLVIIYEVMNVFLRSEVDKERDRYKDTANIALEGSIVSQTAESLSASGVSVVESTNMQAEAIEQLSTTAEELGATAQQNSNMAASAMSAINTTNEYLDISADDIAVLTQAMAEVSALSQEIQTINNVINDIAYQTNLLSLNAMIEASRLSEQTGFNVVALEVKKLAERSATSAKNIDDLLNRNQTAVAKGVTISDTIKTRFTDISSQVGSLVQDVQNVSDASHEQSVGITQMQVSLDHIEDAVKKNHQLAEESALLADELRSNSSKMTDMLSSL
- the aaeB_2 gene encoding p-hydroxybenzoic acid efflux pump subunit AaeB — its product is MSSQSEFHPFSSLKHHLFSRLSQTGVVIIRCMVACIIVMLVAFSIDLANPSWGLLTVSFIGLRPDIGSLWTKSVARVSGTLAGGFTGVVIIIVFGDDPIMTIVSLSLWVALCSGFITYYKGMAGYGGFLSALTAMIVVVENVDNTHIDTLIYFAVDRVSEIILGVFAITLSAALIFPQKNHRYLQQVIINLKNQIDQLVDSATITDQKSSTRFIHLHESTTRKIIEANTQRYYTAKLDIRIARISGSIERLLFEYQSLAAVLIILRHHCKREKNMASGDRVQDTQQLSDTRFNQAIQARIQKNQAHAQEIIDALASHRAMSKMPRESAKDTLVRVKNYRDAAYKATASFLATAAAFVTWSATADPQGALIVVGAVILIVLRASQNKSQLDSRDIVGATLHLYIIIFLIQFVILIHTDSFYILAPAFIIALIYIIAGAMADPKSIFWRINLLFFSILMPITNPMTYDAADFTNRIFSTFVGFMIAYLATELVRMPSAAKLLRDDIVNVRRLLYRAMKSQNPADDAVFRQEIMNYYLDALNLDDTSDRVLLIRWFNAINIICVSRNKLINANLTPSETALLDAGEQFLKRITVQIDYPGNTKQPFDNVLSDTVYRLLDDAQRNLETTGTQNSLSLMMWIDAMRRYYESVYGIDSQKTYLNIRDSSRQ